TTCGAGCCACCTCCAGTATAAATTATCCTTAATGCACAATGACTAAAAGCCCTAAACACTGCATTAAGCACGACAAAGAACCTTCGTCAACTGCTTAATTTCAGTTTTTAGAGCATCATTGCTCACAAATCCTCCACGCCATTGTGAAAGGAAATCCCGATTAACGGGGCCAAAAATGGTAAATTCGACACCAATTTACATTATTTTAGCATATGTCAGAATACATAACAATACATTAACATATCGGTAAGCTGAATACCTGTCAACACGGCCATTACCTTTCGCACTCACGACAAAAGTAGTGTGATTCCGACAACGCCAATCGACGGACATCAGATAAAAGAGATGCTATTCTTAGTATCTAATTCATTTGAATTAATTTTCTTGAAGGAGATGAGTTGTAAGTGAGAATGAATATTTTATTCAATAAAAAGCCGATTTCTGTTAATTTCATTGGAACGGACCACAAATTAATTCCCTCTCTGATCAACGCTCTTCGTTATAACAAATTCACAACGATGAACTTGGTTCATTCCGTAGAACGTGTTGATTTGTTTAGTTCGGAAGCGATTTTATATGCGAAAGATGGCAACAAAGCCAGAATCCCGATTTTTTAACACACGATTCCTACATACGCATAAAGCCCTCTCGCTAAGTGATATTTCACTTGTCGGAAGGGCTTTTTTGGTTAATATAGAATATTCTATAATAAGATTCATAGACTAATAGAAATAAGCTGATTCAAGAGATTAGGAGTTGCCCTCATGCCGTTAACTCATCTTGCCAAAAGACCTGCAGCTTACGTACTGATTTACCTCCTTATTATGATTGCTAGTTTCATATGGACCCTTATTATAGGCATCCATCTCTGGGTGAAAACAACCCCGAATCCGCCATACTCTGCGTATAGCATCAGCCAAGCCAGCAATGGCGTGAAGATCCATAGCATTCGCACGCCGCCTGAGAACATCGGACTTAAAGCGATTGCTTCGAATGTCGTAGATACCAAGATTAACGGGATCAATGGCGGTTTTTTCTGGGAAGGCTATCTTCTGAGTATCGCTGTCATTAATGATCTTCCTGTCAAAGGACAACCCGAGGACTACGGCTCTGGTTGGTTTAATATTGACCGCAAACGCGGAACGCTCGTCTGGGATGAGAAGGCCCAAACCTTTACCATTCAAGTCGTTGAAAATGCGAAGGATCTGAAAGTCATGGACCGTAATCATTATTGGGCCCAGGGCGGGGTCAGCATGGGACTTCGAGATCCGGAAGGCTGGGCCGCTCAAGCCGTATCCGAAGAGATGCCGGTCATCGATGAGAAGCGAATGCGTTCAGGCATCGTCTATGATCACAACAACAACGTCTATCTGATCGTTTCACCAACACCTTGTACTGGTGAGCAATTCCGCACAGCTGTACTGGAGCAGGTAGGGAACGGGCAGTTGGTCGACGGGCTTTTCCTCGACGGGGATGGCTCTTCCCAGCTCAGAGTCGCCGATTATACGCTTCCGGGCGATTACCGCGAAGTGTTCCAGATGATTGCTTTGTTGAAATGAAAAAAGCGGCTTTGCCATGACAGAGAGCGTCGTGTGAAAAGGAACTATGATCCGCTAAATGGCGGGAACTGGGGGAAACGTAGCATGAAAGGGAACTGAGCTCCGCTATTTAAGCGGAACCTGCAGATTCCAACCGGGAAATGATGACATAGCGGATCGTAGTTCCCTCTGGCGTGGAATATGGCGGTTTTCAGAATTATAGCGCACTGTAGTTCCCTCAAACTCGCGATCATGACACATTTTGCTATAATCGAGAAAGGGGAACTCCTTAAATCCACCCAATTATTCCCAAAGAACCTAGCCTGCGGCTAGGTTCTTTACAATTCGAGAATATGAGTTCACTTAGAAAGTTACGTGATCGGGATCAGGGCCAATTCGCTTGTTCTCATTAAGCGAATCAATAAGAGCTATATCCTCAGAGCTTAGTTCGAAGTCAAAAATAGCGGCATTCTCGCGAATGCGATGCTCCGTAACTGATTTCGGAATGGTGACGACACCATGCTGGATATCCCACCGCAGCACAATTTGTGCCGGAGATTTGCCGTATTTGTCAGCCAGCTGATGCAGTACTGGCACATCGAGTTTACCCTGCATCAGCGGACTCCAAGCTTCCAGCTGAATGCCATGCTCACGCGTATAAGCGAGCAGCTCTTTTTGTGCTAACTGTGGATGATATTCCACTTGATTCACAGCAGGGATGACCCCTGTATCTTCAATAATTTGCTGCAGATGATGAATTTGGAAGTTGCTTACGCCAATTGCGCGCACAAAACCTTCCTTTTGCAAATGAACGAGGGCTTTCCAAGTCTCCCGGTAAGTGGCGGTAACCGCCCAGTGCACCAAGTACAAATCAATCGTTTCCAAACCGAGCCGCAGCCGGCTGGCATCGAACGCTTGCAGCGTTGATTCATAACCTTGGTCTGCATTCCACACCTTCGTCGTTACGAAAATGTCATCACGCGGCACGCCGCTTTCTCGCAACCCTTGTCCAACACCTTCTTCATTGCGATAAATGGCCGCTGTATCAATGCTGCGATACCCCAGTTCAAGGGCTGTTTTCACAGAATGAATGACTTCCTGACCTTCCTGGGTTTTGTAAACCCCAAGGCCGAGCCAGGGCATATGTACGCCATTATTGAGGATGACGCCTTCCGTCAATGCTTGATTTGCATGAGATGTCATAAACAGATTACCTCCAATATGAGTATAAGAATAGGACGGCTCTAGGAAGAGTGCGCTTCCTACTAGTTTACCATTTTTGGCTCTGTTTACATAATCGTATGCGCGTGGATCAAATCCATTTTGAGCTTCCACAATGCTGCGCTTAAGTTCACGCGATAGCCTTCCGGATTCAGCTTGCGGAGATATTGCGGCCAGAATATTCGCATTTGCTCAGCGTGATAGGCACGAATCTCATCCAAGGAAGGTCGTTCATAAACAAGCTCGCCCGCCGTGAAAATAGTCGCAAGCAGAGGAACCGCTTCATAGTTATCGATAAATTTGAAAATATAAGGATGGACGGGGTCAAACAGCTTGATTCGGTCGCCGCGCTGAATATCCTCCTCTTGCTGAAGAGCCAAATAATCCGCTTCCGCTTTGCCAGTTTTCTTACTGATAATGCGATAAGCTGCCTTGAAGCCTGGATTCGACACCTTCTCGGGATTGCCCGAAATCTTGATGACCGGGATGAACTCACCGTTCTTCTCCCGCGCCACAAGCTTATAGACCCCGCCTAGCGCGGGTTGGTCGGCGGCGGTAATGAGCTGGGTCCCGACGCCCCAGACGTCGATTCTGGCCCCTTGGGCTTTCAACCCCTCGATGATGTTCTCATCCAAATCATTGGATGCGACAATCTTCACCTCGGGAAAGCCCGCTTCATCCAGCATGCGCCTGGCCTGCTGCGATAAATACGCCAAATCGCCGCTGTCGAGGCGAATGGCGTTCATGCGCTTGCCGCGGCTTGCGAG
Above is a genomic segment from Paenibacillus sp. HWE-109 containing:
- a CDS encoding aldo/keto reductase, which produces MTSHANQALTEGVILNNGVHMPWLGLGVYKTQEGQEVIHSVKTALELGYRSIDTAAIYRNEEGVGQGLRESGVPRDDIFVTTKVWNADQGYESTLQAFDASRLRLGLETIDLYLVHWAVTATYRETWKALVHLQKEGFVRAIGVSNFQIHHLQQIIEDTGVIPAVNQVEYHPQLAQKELLAYTREHGIQLEAWSPLMQGKLDVPVLHQLADKYGKSPAQIVLRWDIQHGVVTIPKSVTEHRIRENAAIFDFELSSEDIALIDSLNENKRIGPDPDHVTF